From one Variovorax sp. PBL-H6 genomic stretch:
- a CDS encoding helix-turn-helix transcriptional regulator, protein MRRADRLFQIVQLIRGRRLTTAAFLAQRLEVSDRTIYRDVSDLQRQGVPIEGEAGVGYRLGAGFDLPPLMFTHDEAAALVASARLAQSWVDPAMAKDIQTALGKILSVLPPAARVSAESLALFAPALALDDGTRLRLQTLREAVQSRNKLRMDYHDVSGAPSQRVVRPLGCFYWGRVWTFSAWCELREDFRGFRLDRIDCIEVLPERFRDEPGKTLAEMLRRLQQDPAEPRPSQLQ, encoded by the coding sequence ATGCGCCGCGCCGACCGCCTGTTCCAGATTGTTCAATTGATTCGCGGCCGGCGCCTCACCACCGCCGCTTTTCTCGCACAGCGGCTGGAGGTATCGGACCGCACCATTTACCGCGACGTGTCCGACTTGCAGCGCCAAGGCGTGCCGATCGAGGGCGAGGCCGGTGTGGGTTATCGATTGGGTGCGGGCTTCGACCTGCCGCCACTCATGTTCACGCACGATGAGGCCGCAGCGCTGGTGGCGTCGGCGCGCCTCGCCCAGAGCTGGGTCGATCCGGCCATGGCAAAGGACATCCAGACTGCGCTCGGCAAGATCCTGTCGGTGCTCCCTCCGGCCGCGCGGGTATCGGCCGAGAGCCTGGCGCTGTTCGCGCCTGCGCTCGCCCTGGACGATGGAACGCGGCTGCGCCTGCAAACGCTGCGCGAAGCCGTTCAGTCGCGCAACAAGCTGCGCATGGACTACCACGACGTCAGTGGCGCGCCGAGCCAGCGCGTCGTGCGACCGCTGGGCTGTTTCTATTGGGGCCGGGTCTGGACCTTCTCGGCGTGGTGCGAGCTGCGGGAGGACTTTCGCGGGTTCCGCCTCGACCGCATCGATTGCATCGAGGTCTTGCCGGAGCGCTTTCGCGATGAGCCCGGCAAGACGCTAGCCGAGATGCTTCGGCGCCTGCAACAAGATCCGGCGGAACCTCGGCCGTCGCAATTGCAGTAG
- a CDS encoding GyrI-like domain-containing protein: protein MQPELQRHRGFNIAGLTVRTSNHAEHEQHSARIGKLWTRFFDERVYAVTPNRVNDMRLYGVYSAYESDAHGAFDLTTGVAVSGAPFAVNVEAGDYLVFTGRGQMPQMVLSLWESIWQYFERHPDIHRSYRSDFEAYSGPDQVAIHIGVIRA from the coding sequence ATGCAACCTGAGCTTCAACGCCATCGAGGCTTCAATATCGCCGGCCTCACCGTGCGCACCAGCAACCACGCCGAGCACGAGCAGCACTCGGCCCGCATCGGCAAGCTCTGGACGCGCTTCTTCGACGAACGCGTATACGCCGTGACACCTAACCGAGTCAACGACATGCGGCTCTACGGCGTGTATTCCGCCTACGAATCCGACGCGCATGGTGCCTTCGACCTGACCACCGGCGTCGCGGTCTCGGGCGCGCCTTTCGCTGTGAACGTGGAAGCCGGCGACTACCTCGTCTTCACCGGTCGGGGCCAGATGCCGCAGATGGTGCTCTCCCTCTGGGAGTCGATCTGGCAGTACTTCGAGCGGCATCCCGACATCCATCGCAGCTATCGCAGCGATTTCGAAGCCTACAGCGGCCCCGACCAGGTCGCGATTCACATCGGCGTGATACGCGCGTGA
- the ahpF gene encoding alkyl hydroperoxide reductase subunit F, with protein MLDAGTKAQLKSYLDRITQPVEIVASLDDSKASIDLQSLLNDVAESSSLVKVIESRDDNHRKPSFSINRPSQSHGPRFAGLPMGHEFTSLILALLQVGGYPPKVEQAVLEQIRALDGDFEFEVYISLTCHNCPDVVQALNLMAVQNPRIKTTMIDGSLFQDEVKERQVMAVPTVFLNGTEFGQGRMSLEEILAKIDTSGVEREARKIAGKAPFDVLIVGGGPAGAAAAVYAARKGILTGIASERFGGQVLDTLGIENFISIKETEGPRFALALEEHVRHYDVDIMNLQRASALVPGKDLIEIKLENGASLKSRSVVISTGARWRNINVPGEQEYKNKGVAYCPHCDGPLFKGKRVAVIGGGNSGVEAAIDLAGIVGHVTLIEYDTQLRADAVLQRKLKSLANVEIITSAQTTEITGDQQKVNGLIYKDRVTAEARNVPLEGVFVQIGLVPNTDWLKGTLELSKYGEIVVDAKGQTSVPGVFAAGDATTVPFKQIIIAAGDGAKAALSAFDYLIRTSAPAEKAETAAEAMA; from the coding sequence ATGCTCGATGCCGGCACCAAAGCACAACTGAAAAGCTATCTCGATCGCATCACACAGCCCGTTGAAATCGTCGCTTCGCTCGATGACAGCAAGGCGTCGATCGATCTGCAATCGCTGCTGAATGATGTGGCGGAGTCGTCGTCCCTGGTAAAGGTCATCGAGAGCCGCGATGACAACCACCGCAAGCCATCGTTCTCGATCAATCGCCCGAGCCAGAGCCACGGTCCGCGGTTTGCCGGCCTGCCCATGGGCCACGAGTTCACCTCGCTCATCCTGGCGCTGCTCCAGGTCGGCGGCTACCCGCCCAAGGTGGAGCAGGCCGTGCTCGAGCAGATCCGCGCGCTGGACGGCGATTTCGAGTTCGAGGTCTATATCTCGCTCACCTGCCACAACTGTCCCGACGTCGTGCAGGCGCTCAACCTGATGGCGGTGCAGAACCCGCGCATCAAGACCACCATGATCGACGGCTCGCTGTTCCAGGACGAGGTGAAGGAACGCCAGGTCATGGCCGTTCCCACGGTTTTCCTTAACGGTACCGAGTTCGGCCAGGGCCGCATGAGCCTGGAAGAGATTCTCGCGAAGATCGACACCAGCGGGGTTGAGCGCGAGGCAAGAAAGATCGCCGGCAAGGCCCCCTTCGATGTCCTCATCGTGGGTGGTGGCCCCGCCGGTGCGGCAGCGGCGGTGTACGCCGCGCGCAAGGGCATCCTGACGGGCATTGCCTCCGAGCGCTTCGGCGGTCAGGTGCTCGACACCTTGGGCATCGAGAACTTCATCTCGATCAAGGAAACAGAGGGGCCCCGCTTCGCCTTGGCGCTGGAAGAGCATGTGCGTCACTATGACGTCGACATCATGAATCTCCAGCGCGCATCGGCGCTGGTGCCTGGCAAGGATCTGATCGAGATCAAGCTGGAAAACGGCGCCTCGCTCAAGAGCCGCTCAGTCGTGATCTCGACTGGCGCACGTTGGCGCAACATCAATGTGCCCGGCGAGCAGGAGTACAAGAACAAGGGTGTGGCCTATTGCCCCCATTGTGACGGGCCGCTCTTCAAGGGTAAGCGTGTTGCGGTGATAGGCGGCGGCAACTCGGGTGTCGAGGCCGCGATCGACCTGGCTGGGATCGTCGGCCATGTCACGCTGATCGAGTACGACACGCAGCTGCGTGCGGACGCGGTGCTCCAGCGCAAGCTCAAGAGCCTTGCCAATGTCGAGATCATCACCAGCGCGCAGACAACCGAGATCACCGGCGACCAGCAAAAGGTCAACGGCCTGATCTACAAGGATCGCGTCACGGCCGAGGCTCGCAATGTGCCGTTGGAAGGCGTGTTCGTGCAGATCGGCCTGGTGCCCAACACTGACTGGCTGAAGGGCACGCTCGAACTCTCCAAGTACGGCGAGATCGTGGTCGACGCGAAGGGCCAGACGTCGGTGCCCGGTGTGTTCGCGGCGGGTGATGCGACGACAGTGCCGTTCAAGCAGATCATCATCGCAGCCGGTGACGGCGCAAAGGCGGCGCTGAGTGCCTTCGACTACCTAATCCGGACTTCGGCGCCGGCGGAGAAGGCCGAAACTGCCGCCGAAGCGATGGCTTGA
- a CDS encoding PhoH family protein — translation MPLPPAPTKRAALLSPDAHDAPARSLHGKGGRRSSDRHAEETRSSGPQPLELFDRRAAEGSVAVEAPALQSLKAPLPVTPVTRSQEERRPATAAKEAASPIKTKRGKANGPAKLFVLDTNVLLHDPMCLFRFEEHDIFLPMIVLEELDGHKKGTTEVARNGRQASRTLDALAAAQGADIGKGLKLDTTGHREAGGKLFFQTDPLDYSLPTSLPQGKADNQILGVVHALRDLYAKDEPGRAKQEVVLVSKDINMRVKARALGLAADDYQNDKTLEDGDLLYSGALALPPDFWTRQSKPIESWQSGSSTFYRVSGPLVPNLYINQFVYFEAPGEPSMYARVTEIRDRTAVLKTLKDYGSIKNAVWGVNTRNREQNFAMNLLMDPEVDLVTLTGTAGTGKTLMALASGLTQVLDDRRYTEIIMTRATVSVGEDIGFLPGTEEEKMGPWMGALDDNLEFLAKGDGGGAGEWGRAATNELIRSRIKIKSMNFMRGRTFLNKYVIIDEAQNLTPKQMKTLVTRAGPGTKIICMGNLAQIDTPYLTEGSSGLTFAVDKFKGWPHSGHITLARGERSRLADFASEVL, via the coding sequence ATGCCCCTGCCTCCCGCACCCACGAAACGCGCTGCACTGCTTTCGCCAGACGCGCACGACGCACCTGCCCGTTCCCTGCACGGGAAGGGCGGCCGTCGCTCCTCCGATCGGCATGCCGAAGAGACCCGGTCCAGCGGACCTCAGCCGCTCGAATTATTCGATCGGCGCGCAGCAGAAGGTAGTGTTGCCGTCGAGGCCCCGGCCCTGCAGAGCCTCAAAGCCCCGCTGCCCGTCACGCCAGTGACGCGCAGCCAGGAGGAGCGTCGCCCCGCAACGGCAGCCAAGGAAGCAGCCAGCCCGATCAAGACGAAGCGCGGCAAAGCCAATGGCCCGGCCAAGCTGTTCGTGCTGGACACCAATGTGCTGCTGCACGACCCCATGTGCCTGTTCCGCTTCGAAGAGCACGACATCTTCCTGCCGATGATCGTGCTGGAGGAGCTCGACGGGCATAAGAAGGGAACAACCGAGGTGGCCCGCAACGGTCGCCAGGCCAGCCGCACGCTGGATGCGCTCGCCGCAGCGCAGGGCGCCGACATCGGCAAGGGGCTGAAACTCGATACGACTGGCCATCGAGAGGCCGGGGGCAAGCTGTTCTTCCAGACCGATCCACTGGACTACTCACTGCCGACAAGCTTGCCGCAGGGCAAAGCCGACAACCAGATCCTCGGCGTAGTCCACGCATTGCGGGACCTCTACGCCAAGGACGAGCCGGGGCGCGCCAAACAGGAGGTGGTGCTGGTGTCGAAGGACATCAACATGCGGGTAAAGGCTCGCGCCCTCGGGTTGGCGGCGGACGATTACCAGAACGACAAGACACTGGAAGATGGCGACCTGCTCTATTCCGGCGCCTTGGCACTGCCACCCGACTTCTGGACCCGCCAGAGCAAGCCGATCGAGAGCTGGCAAAGCGGCAGCAGCACCTTCTATCGCGTCAGCGGTCCGCTCGTGCCCAACCTCTACATCAACCAATTCGTGTATTTCGAAGCCCCGGGCGAGCCCAGCATGTATGCCCGCGTGACGGAGATTCGCGACAGGACGGCTGTGCTCAAGACGCTCAAGGACTATGGCTCTATCAAGAATGCCGTGTGGGGCGTGAACACCCGCAACCGCGAGCAGAACTTTGCCATGAACCTGCTGATGGACCCGGAGGTGGACCTCGTCACCCTGACCGGCACAGCCGGCACCGGCAAGACACTGATGGCGCTGGCCTCAGGCCTGACTCAGGTGCTGGACGATCGCCGCTACACCGAGATCATCATGACCCGGGCGACCGTGAGCGTGGGCGAGGACATCGGCTTCCTTCCTGGCACCGAGGAGGAGAAGATGGGTCCATGGATGGGCGCGCTCGACGACAACCTCGAGTTCCTGGCGAAGGGCGACGGCGGCGGCGCTGGCGAGTGGGGACGCGCGGCTACCAACGAGCTGATCCGCAGCCGCATCAAGATCAAGAGCATGAACTTCATGCGGGGCCGCACCTTTCTCAACAAGTACGTGATCATCGACGAAGCGCAGAACCTGACGCCGAAGCAGATGAAGACCTTGGTTACGCGCGCAGGCCCGGGCACCAAGATCATCTGCATGGGCAACTTGGCGCAGATCGACACGCCCTACCTCACCGAAGGTTCATCCGGCCTGACCTTTGCCGTCGACAAGTTCAAGGGATGGCCCCACAGCGGCCACATCACACTGGCACGCGGCGAGCGCTCGCGGCTGGCTGATTTCGCGAGCGAGGTACTGTAA
- the rpsR gene encoding 30S ribosomal protein S18 translates to MATFKKFNKDKRPKRNTQSLLFKRKRFCRFTVAGVEEIDYKDIDTLRDFISENGKIIPARLTGTRAIYQRQLNTAIKRARFLAMVPYSDQHRV, encoded by the coding sequence ATGGCCACGTTCAAGAAGTTCAACAAGGACAAGCGTCCGAAGCGCAACACCCAATCGCTGCTGTTCAAGCGCAAGCGCTTCTGCCGCTTCACTGTCGCTGGTGTCGAAGAAATCGACTACAAGGACATCGACACTCTGCGCGATTTCATCAGCGAGAACGGCAAGATCATTCCCGCGCGCCTGACCGGCACGCGCGCAATCTACCAGCGTCAGCTCAATACAGCGATCAAGCGCGCCCGCTTCCTTGCGATGGTGCCGTACAGCGACCAACATCGCGTTTAA
- the ppsR gene encoding posphoenolpyruvate synthetase regulatory kinase/phosphorylase PpsR, protein MHTRTVFFVSDGTGITAETFGNAVLAQFEIKPRHVRLPFTDTVDKAHQAVRRINHTAEVEGLRPIVFTTLANMDVLEVIETGCKGMLLDMFGTFVRPLEIELAMKSNHRIGRFSDVSKSKEYNARIQAIDFSLAHDDGQSNRDLESADVILIGVSRSGKTPTSLYLAMQHGLKAANYPLIPEDFERRQLPPALMPHRKKIFGLTIQPERLSEIRNERRPNSRYASIENCRHEVSEAEAMMRRASIRWLSTTTKSIEEIATTILQELRPERLTY, encoded by the coding sequence ATGCACACACGCACCGTTTTCTTCGTCTCCGACGGCACCGGCATTACCGCTGAAACCTTCGGCAACGCCGTTCTGGCCCAGTTCGAGATCAAGCCCCGCCATGTGCGGCTGCCCTTCACCGACACAGTGGACAAGGCGCATCAGGCGGTCCGGCGCATCAACCATACGGCCGAGGTGGAAGGGCTTCGGCCCATCGTCTTTACGACGCTGGCGAACATGGATGTACTGGAGGTGATCGAGACCGGCTGCAAGGGCATGTTGCTCGATATGTTCGGCACCTTCGTGCGGCCCCTCGAGATCGAGTTGGCGATGAAGTCCAACCATCGCATCGGCCGCTTCAGCGACGTCAGCAAGAGCAAGGAATACAACGCCCGCATCCAGGCCATCGACTTCAGCCTGGCGCACGACGACGGCCAGAGCAACCGCGACCTTGAAAGTGCCGACGTGATCCTGATAGGCGTCAGCCGCAGCGGCAAGACGCCGACCTCGCTCTACTTGGCGATGCAGCACGGCCTGAAGGCAGCCAACTACCCGCTGATTCCCGAGGACTTCGAGCGCCGGCAGCTGCCGCCAGCGCTCATGCCGCACCGCAAGAAGATCTTCGGGCTCACGATCCAGCCCGAGCGCCTCAGCGAGATTCGCAACGAGCGGCGGCCGAATTCCCGCTACGCGAGCATCGAGAACTGCCGGCACGAGGTGAGCGAGGCCGAGGCCATGATGCGGCGCGCCAGCATCCGATGGCTGTCGACCACAACCAAGTCGATCGAGGAGATCGCCACGACCATCCTGCAGGAACTGCGGCCTGAGCGGCTGACCTATTGA
- the ppsA gene encoding phosphoenolpyruvate synthase — protein MSALFEATALVVPFENLRMTDVESVGGKNASLGEMISQLPQGVRVPTGFATTAHAFRQFLAHDGLADRISEKLKSLDTEDVRALATAGAEIRAMVEAQPFPADLAQAITAAFATLSAGNTEASFAVRSSATAEDLPDASFAGQQETFLNVVGIDDVLHKMKEVFASLYNDRAISYRVHKGFAHDVVALSAGVQRMVRSDLGAAGVMFTIDTESGFDGVVFITSSYGLGETVVQGAVNPDEFYVHKPMLKAGKRAVIRRNLGSKLIQMEFATAAEKAASGKLVKTTDVPTEQRNRYSLTDADVEQLAKYALVIEEHYGRPMDIEWGKDGTDGQLYILQARPETVKSQQQGKAEQRYKLLAKGAVLAEGRAIGQKIGTGPVRLVHSIGEMDKVQPGDVLVTDMTDPNWEPVMKRASAIVTNRGGRTCHAAIIARELGIPAVVGCGDATDLLKDGTLVTVSCAEGDTGFIYDGLLETEVTEVQRGEMPEIDIKLMMNVGNPQLAFDFAQLPNHGVGLARLEFIINNNIGVHPKAILDYPNVDADLKKAVESVARGHASPRAFYVDKVAEGVATIGAAFWPKPVIVRLSDFKSNEYRKLIGGSRYEPEEENPMLGFRGAARYLSEDFGEAFAMECEALKRVRNEMGLTNVQIMVPFVRTLGQAARVTELLGDHGLKRGEKELKLIMMCEVPSNAILPEEFLEFFDGFSIGSNDLTQLTLGLDRDSGLELLAADFDERDPAVKALLARVIKACKEKGKYVGICGQGPSDHPDFAAWLAEQGIESISLNPDSVIDTWQQLAQR, from the coding sequence ATGTCTGCACTCTTCGAAGCGACCGCCTTGGTCGTACCGTTTGAAAACCTGAGAATGACCGACGTCGAGTCGGTGGGCGGCAAGAACGCCAGCCTCGGCGAGATGATTTCCCAGCTCCCCCAAGGGGTGCGAGTGCCCACCGGTTTCGCGACCACGGCGCATGCGTTCCGGCAATTCCTGGCCCATGACGGCTTGGCCGATCGCATCAGCGAAAAGCTCAAGAGCCTGGATACGGAAGACGTTCGCGCTCTGGCCACGGCTGGGGCCGAGATCCGGGCCATGGTCGAGGCTCAGCCCTTTCCCGCCGATCTGGCGCAGGCGATCACGGCAGCGTTCGCCACGCTGAGCGCAGGCAATACCGAGGCCTCTTTCGCTGTGCGCTCGTCGGCCACGGCGGAAGACTTGCCCGACGCCTCCTTTGCCGGTCAGCAGGAGACCTTCCTGAACGTGGTGGGCATCGACGACGTGCTCCACAAGATGAAGGAAGTGTTCGCCTCTCTCTATAACGATCGCGCTATCAGCTACCGCGTCCACAAGGGCTTTGCCCACGACGTGGTGGCGCTGTCGGCTGGTGTGCAGCGCATGGTACGTAGCGACCTCGGTGCCGCAGGCGTGATGTTCACCATCGACACGGAGTCCGGCTTCGACGGAGTCGTCTTCATCACCTCCAGCTACGGGCTGGGGGAAACGGTGGTGCAAGGCGCCGTGAACCCGGACGAGTTTTACGTGCACAAGCCCATGCTCAAGGCGGGCAAGCGCGCAGTGATACGCCGCAATCTCGGCTCCAAGCTCATCCAAATGGAATTTGCCACTGCCGCCGAGAAGGCGGCCAGCGGCAAGCTGGTAAAGACGACCGACGTGCCGACTGAGCAGCGCAACCGCTACTCGCTCACCGATGCCGATGTGGAGCAGTTGGCCAAGTATGCGTTGGTCATCGAGGAACACTACGGCCGCCCGATGGACATCGAGTGGGGCAAGGACGGCACCGACGGGCAACTCTACATCCTGCAAGCGCGCCCCGAGACCGTGAAGAGTCAGCAGCAGGGAAAGGCCGAGCAGCGCTACAAGCTGCTCGCCAAGGGCGCCGTGCTGGCAGAGGGCCGCGCCATCGGCCAGAAGATCGGCACGGGACCGGTGCGCCTGGTCCACAGCATCGGCGAGATGGACAAGGTCCAGCCTGGGGACGTGCTGGTGACCGACATGACCGACCCGAACTGGGAGCCGGTGATGAAGCGTGCCTCCGCAATCGTCACCAATCGCGGCGGACGCACCTGCCATGCCGCGATCATCGCGCGGGAGCTCGGCATCCCGGCGGTCGTCGGCTGCGGCGACGCAACCGATCTGCTCAAGGATGGCACCCTCGTCACGGTGAGCTGCGCAGAGGGCGACACCGGCTTCATCTACGACGGCCTGCTCGAGACCGAAGTGACCGAGGTCCAGCGCGGCGAGATGCCGGAAATCGACATTAAGCTCATGATGAACGTGGGCAATCCTCAACTGGCGTTCGACTTCGCCCAGCTGCCGAATCACGGGGTAGGGCTGGCGCGGCTTGAATTCATCATCAACAACAACATCGGCGTGCATCCCAAGGCGATCCTTGATTACCCGAATGTCGACGCCGACCTCAAGAAGGCCGTCGAATCGGTTGCTCGAGGCCATGCTTCCCCGCGCGCGTTCTACGTCGACAAGGTCGCCGAGGGAGTCGCCACTATCGGTGCGGCCTTCTGGCCCAAGCCGGTGATCGTGCGCTTGTCGGATTTCAAATCCAACGAGTACCGCAAGCTGATCGGCGGCAGCCGCTACGAGCCGGAGGAAGAGAACCCGATGCTCGGCTTCCGCGGCGCGGCACGCTACCTCAGCGAAGATTTCGGCGAGGCTTTCGCGATGGAATGCGAAGCCCTAAAGCGCGTACGCAACGAGATGGGCCTGACCAATGTGCAGATCATGGTGCCTTTCGTTCGCACGCTGGGCCAGGCAGCGCGCGTAACCGAACTGCTTGGTGACCACGGCCTCAAGCGTGGGGAAAAAGAACTCAAGCTGATCATGATGTGCGAGGTGCCCAGCAACGCGATCCTTCCGGAGGAGTTCCTCGAATTCTTTGATGGCTTTTCGATCGGCTCGAACGACCTGACACAGCTCACGTTGGGACTGGACCGGGATTCAGGCTTGGAACTTCTGGCGGCAGACTTCGACGAGCGCGACCCCGCTGTCAAAGCCTTGTTGGCGCGCGTGATCAAAGCCTGCAAGGAGAAGGGCAAGTACGTGGGCATCTGTGGACAGGGTCCCAGCGACCACCCCGACTTCGCCGCTTGGCTGGCTGAGCAGGGCATCGAATCGATCTCGCTCAACCCGGACAGCGTGATCGATACCTGGCAGCAGCTGGCGCAGCGCTGA
- the rplI gene encoding 50S ribosomal protein L9 — protein MQVILLDKVVNLGVLGEIVKVKDGYARNFLIPSGRARRATETNKAEFEAKRVELEKAAAAKLTEAQAQGEKLGGSAVKLTQKAGVDGRLFGSVTNQDIADELNKQGYKVAKSQVRMPSGPIKTVGDSTVSVALHTDVVVDITVTVYGESA, from the coding sequence ATGCAAGTCATTCTTCTAGACAAGGTCGTCAACCTCGGCGTACTCGGCGAAATCGTCAAGGTCAAGGACGGCTACGCGCGCAACTTCCTCATTCCCTCGGGCCGCGCGCGCCGTGCTACCGAAACCAACAAGGCTGAGTTCGAGGCCAAGCGCGTCGAACTCGAAAAGGCCGCTGCCGCCAAGCTGACCGAAGCGCAGGCGCAAGGCGAGAAGCTCGGCGGCTCCGCTGTCAAGCTGACGCAGAAGGCCGGTGTCGATGGCCGCCTGTTTGGTTCGGTCACCAACCAAGACATCGCGGACGAGCTCAACAAGCAGGGCTACAAGGTCGCGAAGTCGCAGGTGCGCATGCCGAGCGGTCCGATCAAGACCGTCGGCGACAGCACTGTCAGCGTCGCGTTGCATACCGACGTGGTGGTCGACATCACTGTCACGGTTTACGGCGAGAGCGCTTAA
- the rpsF gene encoding 30S ribosomal protein S6 — protein MRHYEIILLIHPDQSEQVPAMLERYKGMITAGGGKVHRVEDWGRRQLAYQINKLNKAHYLCVNIEAEQAVMAELEHAFKFNDAVLRHLTVVKKKAETGPSSMMKTVEREEARKAQQAEYAANNN, from the coding sequence ATGCGTCACTATGAAATCATTCTGCTGATCCATCCGGATCAAAGCGAGCAAGTTCCGGCCATGCTGGAGCGCTACAAGGGCATGATCACCGCCGGCGGCGGAAAGGTCCATCGTGTCGAGGATTGGGGGCGTCGCCAGCTGGCCTACCAAATCAACAAGCTCAACAAGGCGCACTATCTGTGCGTGAACATCGAGGCCGAGCAAGCTGTGATGGCCGAACTCGAGCATGCTTTCAAGTTCAACGATGCCGTTCTGCGCCACCTTACGGTCGTCAAGAAGAAGGCGGAGACCGGTCCCTCGTCGATGATGAAGACGGTGGAGCGCGAAGAAGCTCGCAAGGCCCAACAGGCCGAGTACGCCGCCAACAACAACTGA
- the dnaB gene encoding replicative DNA helicase, translating into MSAVFSYADNDPSADRQIAQLRIPPHSIEAESSVLGGLLLDNGAWDRMGDLLVDGDFYRHEHKLIYAAIGALINASKPADVITVFEQLQNLGKAEEVGGLSYLNSLAQYVPSASNIRRYAEIVRERSILRKLVSASDEIATNAFNTQGKSVDKILDEAEQKIFNIGEEGSRMKQGFQSMESLVVELLDRVSEMAENPNDITGVRTGFYEFDKMTSGLQPGDMIVLAARPSMGKTSLAINIAEHVALNEGLPVAVFSMEMGASQLAVRIVGSIGRIDQGHLRTGKLSDEEWPRLTEAIEKLRNVSLHIDETPGLTTSELRANSRRLARQYGRLGLIVVDYLQLMSVSSSMNDENRATAVGEISRGLKMLAKELKCPVIALSQLSRGVESRTDKRPMMSDLRESGAIEQDADLIMFIYRDDYYNKDSKEPGVAEVIISKHRNGPTGTVKLAFLKPLTKFENLASSGDDF; encoded by the coding sequence ATGTCCGCCGTCTTCTCCTATGCCGACAACGACCCGTCGGCCGATCGTCAAATCGCACAGTTGCGCATCCCGCCCCATTCAATCGAGGCGGAGTCGAGCGTGCTCGGTGGCCTCCTGCTCGACAACGGCGCCTGGGACCGCATGGGAGATCTGCTGGTAGACGGTGACTTCTACCGCCATGAGCACAAGCTGATCTACGCAGCCATCGGGGCGTTGATTAACGCCAGCAAGCCAGCCGACGTGATCACCGTCTTCGAGCAGCTGCAGAACCTGGGCAAGGCCGAGGAGGTCGGCGGGCTGAGCTACCTCAATTCGCTGGCGCAGTACGTGCCGAGCGCCAGCAACATCCGCCGGTACGCCGAGATCGTGCGCGAGCGTTCGATCCTGCGCAAGCTGGTGAGCGCGAGCGATGAGATCGCCACCAATGCGTTCAACACGCAAGGCAAGTCCGTCGACAAGATCCTCGACGAAGCCGAGCAGAAGATCTTCAACATCGGCGAGGAAGGCTCGCGTATGAAGCAGGGGTTCCAGAGCATGGAATCCCTGGTGGTCGAGTTGCTCGACCGCGTAAGCGAGATGGCGGAGAACCCGAACGACATCACGGGCGTGCGCACCGGTTTCTACGAGTTCGACAAGATGACCTCGGGCCTGCAGCCCGGGGACATGATCGTGCTGGCCGCGCGGCCGTCCATGGGCAAGACCTCGTTGGCGATCAACATCGCCGAGCACGTGGCTCTCAACGAGGGGCTGCCAGTGGCGGTGTTCTCGATGGAAATGGGTGCCTCCCAACTTGCGGTGCGTATCGTCGGCTCCATCGGCCGCATAGACCAGGGCCACCTGCGCACCGGCAAGCTCAGTGACGAGGAATGGCCGCGCCTGACCGAAGCCATCGAAAAGCTGCGCAACGTGTCGTTGCACATCGATGAGACGCCGGGGCTGACCACCAGTGAGCTGCGGGCGAACTCGCGTCGCCTTGCGCGTCAGTACGGGCGGCTCGGCCTGATCGTTGTGGACTACCTTCAGTTGATGAGCGTGTCCAGCAGCATGAACGACGAGAACCGCGCGACGGCAGTCGGCGAGATCTCGCGCGGCCTGAAGATGCTGGCCAAGGAGCTCAAGTGCCCGGTGATCGCCTTGTCGCAGCTCAGTCGTGGGGTGGAGAGCCGAACCGACAAGCGTCCCATGATGAGTGACCTGCGCGAGTCCGGCGCCATCGAGCAGGATGCCGACTTGATCATGTTCATCTACCGGGATGACTACTACAACAAGGACAGTAAGGAGCCTGGGGTGGCCGAGGTGATCATCAGCAAGCACCGCAACGGCCCCACCGGCACTGTCAAGCTGGCCTTCCTAAAGCCGCTCACGAAGTTTGAGAACCTAGCGAGCAGCGGCGACGATTTCTAG
- the priB gene encoding primosomal replication protein N, protein MLTACVAELGALRFTPAGVPAIDLRLEHESMVTEAAQPRQVKTVLKAVAFGTVAERLAKQALGSLWRFQGFLATPRNGKHPVLHIQDFQQD, encoded by the coding sequence ATGCTGACTGCCTGCGTTGCCGAACTCGGTGCCTTGCGTTTTACGCCTGCCGGCGTGCCCGCCATTGATTTACGGCTCGAACACGAGTCGATGGTGACCGAGGCGGCCCAGCCCCGGCAGGTCAAGACGGTTCTGAAGGCCGTTGCGTTCGGCACAGTGGCCGAGCGGCTCGCGAAGCAGGCGTTGGGAAGTCTCTGGCGTTTCCAGGGCTTTCTGGCCACACCGCGCAACGGCAAGCACCCAGTGCTCCACATCCAGGATTTTCAGCAAGATTAA